The genomic interval GCCTTCTCCGGAATACCTAATACGCTGTATGCCTCAAATCGCCGATCTGGCTTTTAGGGTCAGGTAGTAGTTGACCAGGTCGCGTGAGAGGCGTTCCGGCTCGGAGTCGATGACGTGGATGCCTTGTTGTTCGAGAATTCGTATTGTTGCCTGACGATCATGCGCTACTTGAAGGGCAACCGCTCGATTATAGACAGCGCTTGAATCGGAAGCTGCCGTTCGAGTGAGTTCCGATAGGCGCGGGTCAGCAACCGTAACGCAGAGGCATAAATGGGTATGAGATAAACTGCCCAGACAACGGATTAACTCTCGCGAACTCTCAGGTTCCTGTAAATCGGTGAAAAAGACCACCAAAGAGCGCTTTCGCCAACGGCTATAAAGATAAGTAACCGCCATTCGATAATCCGGCTCGACCGGCTCTGCTTGGACTCCATGCAGAGCTTCAAGAATAACCTCCACTTGCTGTCGCCCGCGTTTGGGGGGCACAAAACGCTGCATAATATCGTTAAAAAGTAGTAGCCCCAGCCGATCATTAGCGGTTACGGCGGCATAAGCGAGCATGAGAGCGGCATTCATTACGTGATCGAGTTTGTGTACTTGCTCGACATCAGCCATCATATTTCGACCGGTATCAATGACCAAAAACACGCTTTGGCTTCGTTCTGCTTCATATTCGCGGACAATCGGCTTGCCTTTTCGAGCGGTCGCTTTCCAATCGATGCGCCGATACTCATCATCCGGCGTATAATCTCGCAGCGCCTCAAACTCAGTACCCACCCCTCGCAAACGTGTCCGCCGTATTCCAATATCCCTTAAATGTCCTTTATTGCGAAGCAAATCATACTGCTTCAGCGCTAAGACGTTGGGATAAACCTGAACGATTTCCTCAGCCTTCAACCGATAGGTTCGCCACCAAAATCCAAGCGGCGTCAAGCATCGCACGAAGATGTCGTTGAACTGATAATCGCCGCGGGCTTTGGGGGTGACATGATAGGTAACGGCATGCTCCGAGTGAGGTGTTAAAATAAACTCAAATTCACGGGTATCCCATGACATTTCAGGAGGCGGTTCATCCCGCAGCTTGACTTGAAGCGGTTTATCTATTCGGCTTCTTAGCTTCAGATGGATTGGGTTTGCGACAGTAATTGAAAGTACCGGATCGTGCTTACGTTCAACTTCAAAGCTATCTTTTCTCGGCGCCTGTATTAGATCGATGATCGCTATGACAAATAAAACCAAATCATAAATAGCCACCAGCCAAACAAGCTGATGCGAATATGCGATAGGGATCGCCAGAAGGAGCCCCAGCCCCAAGACAACATAAAACCGCGATGTTAATGCCATAACCCCCCATTTCTACCCTATCCGCCATAAATCCTGCAAAGAATATAAGCATGAAAGAAAATCCCCTCCTCGTCGAGGCGGGGCAGGAGTGGTTCAGGAAAGTCTCTTGAAATACAACGGGCCATTATTGAGGCGTCTACCAGTGGTTATTACACCTTAGGCAGGCGCACAGTGAAGGTGGCGCCTACTCGGTATTCACTTTTAACCGTAATTGTGCCGCCATGCGATTCGACGATATGTTTCACAATGCTCAAGCCAAGACCGGTGCCGCCGGTTGCTCGGGAACGGGCTTTATCTACTCGATAAAACCGCTCGAAAATTCGCGGAAGATCCTCACTCATAATCCCGATGCCCGTATCCGATACCGATACGATAATATGATCGTCCTCTTCCCTCCCGACTACTTTGATTTCGCCTTCGGGGGTGTATTGGATGGCGTTTTGGATGAGGTTGGAAAAGACTTGCTGCATTTGTTCGCGATTTGCCTGAGTGAATAAAGCCCCTTGCAAAGATGCCTCCAGGATCAATCCAACCTCCTTGGCCAGGGGTTTAAGATTAGCAACAACCTCATCTATCACATCGCCGAGATTAACTTTAGTTTTCACAGGTGGCTGCGATTCGGCATGGCTTAGGATGAGCAGATCATTGGCAACAGTGGCTAAACGATCAGACTGTTTGATAATATTATAAAGCCACTTCTCCCTCATCACCGAATCAAGCTCTGGATCATCCAAAATCGTCTCCGCCATAGCGCGGATACTGCTTAAGGGAGTTCTAAGCTCATGAGAAACGTTAGCAACAAAGTCCTGGCGTATTTTCTCCAATCGGCGAAGTTCGGTGATATCACGCAAGGCAACATAAAAACGTCCCTGCTTCTCTTTTACACTCGGCTGCGGCCAAATGGAAGCACGGACTATCAATTCAGTCGGAGAGGTTAATTCCATCTCGCGGCGCGTAAGGCGGGGGTCTTCAACCACTTCCAAAAAGAAATCGTGAAGATTATAGCTAAGAGTGAGCGCAAGCAAAGTTTTATCTTGGGGCGAATCGAACTCAAACATACGCCTGGCTGACTGGTTGCCAAATTCAATGACTCCATTAGTCGAGCAGACAAATACAGCCGACTCCATCCCTTCGGCAAGTCCAGTGAAATCCGCTCGGGCTTCCTTGGCTAAGCGTTCCCATTCCCCAGCCTGCTGTTGGTTCTCTTTCGCTTTCTGGCTGTGCCCAAATACCAAATGCTCAGCGAGAGTAGCTTGAACCCAAATATACGCGCCAAGAAATACGCATAAAAGCCCCATAATCAGCGCGGCCCATCCTAATGGATGCCATACGATAAGAATGAGCGCAATTAAGGTCAAAACTAAAGCCAGCCATCGATTAATCATTAAACACCTTTATGGACTAAATTTATATCCAATTCCGCGTACGGTTATAAATCGTTCAGGGTTGTCAGGGTCGTCTTCCAACTTCGAGCGAAGCCATCGCACATGCACATCAACGGTTCGAAGGCCGACATAAGCGTCCGCCCCCCATACTCGATCCAGTAACGTATCGCGCGATAAGACCCGTTCTGCATTTTGGGCGAATAACAACAGGAGCGCAAACTCTTTTGGCGTCAACTCAACCGACGCCCCGCCCTTTTTTACCTGATGCTTTACTGTATCGATAACGATATCACGGACTTTAATCGCCTCGTCGCTCTTATCGTCATGAGTTCTGCGAAGAATAGTTTTCACACGTGCGACTAGTTCACGCATACTAAAGGGTTTGACCATGTAGTCATCCGCGCCCAGTTCCAATCCCTTCACTCGGTCATCTTCCGTCCCCTTAGCGGTGAGGAAAATAATAGGAACCTGGCTTTCAGCGCGGAACATTTGGCAGAGATCAAAACCGCTTCGCCCGGGGAGCATCACATCAAGCACGATAAGATCGGGGGGAGTTTGATGAAACCGTTTGAGAGCCTCATCGGCATCTGCAGCAGTGATGACAGTATAGCCTGCACGCTGCAGATTATGCTGGGCAGTCTCCAATATCGATGCTTCGTCATCAACCACTAAAATTTTCATTCTGCGATTATTTCGACATTCGCGCGCGGAACAATTACCTGCTCTCCACTCTCTAATTTGGCTCTTAAAATGCGCACATGCGCGCCCGATTCGATAACGGTTAGCTCCGGCGGCAATTCAACCACTGCGCCGAGCTGACCGAAATAGGGCTGACGAATAACACGGATTGGAGTGCCGATTTTGAGTTCCATCGCGCCTGATTTCCCTTTACCGGCTGACTTCTCATCAACATGAGCCATCGGCACAATAATTTCAGGACGCTGTACACCGGCGCGGATTTGGGTCGTGCCGTTTATTGAAGCTTGTTTGCCCTCGAGTGATTTGAGCAGTTCGAACGTCCGTTTGGCCATCCTGATATTGCCAAAGCCTTCAGTTAAGATTAAAGATAAGGGAATACTCTCTTGGCCTGTGATCGCCACACCGATGTCAAAGCCGAGATAATCCCTAAGATCGAGGTCGTTAAGAAGTGAGGCAACAATAAGACCGATAATGCCAATCTTGTCCGCTTTCTTCAAAGCAGCGCCTGTAATGCCTCCTGCGCAAATGACCACTTTGCCAGCCATCTCTTCACTTAGATCGGAAACATCCAGAACATCTTTGTCTTCGTCCCCAACGATGATAATATCTCCGAGTCGCTCTCCGCCTATGCCGAAAATACCTTGAACCAGAGCGCCTTCTGCTTCAATAACCGCGCCTTCTAGCGGCATAACTTCAATAACCTTGCCGCGAATATACGCTGTACGTTCGACAGGGGTAGAAGGTTCTCGTATCTGAGCGTGTCCGGAGATTTCAGATATGTTTTCGATTGTGCCTTTGACCGGTGAGTTAATCAAGGACTTAAACAAGCCAAAAAAGCCTTTTGACTGTGCAATAGGTTGATCTTTTTCAATCATATCACCGACTTTAGCCAGTAAGTATTCAGGAACCTCATTCGGAGGGACACCCAGTTGCTCTGCCAACTTCACATTCTGAAGTGGTCCAGGCAGCATCGCCTGTGCGAGTATGGTCGCCGGTTCGACGATATCCCCTACTTTAACAAACACCTCACCCTTAATCGGTAAACGCCTAACCTTTCGAATGGTCGTTTGTGCGCTAACTGTTAATCCAGGTGTATATGCTCCGCCCAAAACAAGTGCCTCCTACTGAAGTTATTTGTATTTTAGCCGTCACAGACAAGCTTTGTCAAT from bacterium carries:
- a CDS encoding DUF58 domain-containing protein; the protein is MALTSRFYVVLGLGLLLAIPIAYSHQLVWLVAIYDLVLFVIAIIDLIQAPRKDSFEVERKHDPVLSITVANPIHLKLRSRIDKPLQVKLRDEPPPEMSWDTREFEFILTPHSEHAVTYHVTPKARGDYQFNDIFVRCLTPLGFWWRTYRLKAEEIVQVYPNVLALKQYDLLRNKGHLRDIGIRRTRLRGVGTEFEALRDYTPDDEYRRIDWKATARKGKPIVREYEAERSQSVFLVIDTGRNMMADVEQVHKLDHVMNAALMLAYAAVTANDRLGLLLFNDIMQRFVPPKRGRQQVEVILEALHGVQAEPVEPDYRMAVTYLYSRWRKRSLVVFFTDLQEPESSRELIRCLGSLSHTHLCLCVTVADPRLSELTRTAASDSSAVYNRAVALQVAHDRQATIRILEQQGIHVIDSEPERLSRDLVNYYLTLKARSAI
- a CDS encoding ATP-binding protein, whose product is MINRWLALVLTLIALILIVWHPLGWAALIMGLLCVFLGAYIWVQATLAEHLVFGHSQKAKENQQQAGEWERLAKEARADFTGLAEGMESAVFVCSTNGVIEFGNQSARRMFEFDSPQDKTLLALTLSYNLHDFFLEVVEDPRLTRREMELTSPTELIVRASIWPQPSVKEKQGRFYVALRDITELRRLEKIRQDFVANVSHELRTPLSSIRAMAETILDDPELDSVMREKWLYNIIKQSDRLATVANDLLILSHAESQPPVKTKVNLGDVIDEVVANLKPLAKEVGLILEASLQGALFTQANREQMQQVFSNLIQNAIQYTPEGEIKVVGREEDDHIIVSVSDTGIGIMSEDLPRIFERFYRVDKARSRATGGTGLGLSIVKHIVESHGGTITVKSEYRVGATFTVRLPKV
- a CDS encoding response regulator transcription factor, which produces MKILVVDDEASILETAQHNLQRAGYTVITAADADEALKRFHQTPPDLIVLDVMLPGRSGFDLCQMFRAESQVPIIFLTAKGTEDDRVKGLELGADDYMVKPFSMRELVARVKTILRRTHDDKSDEAIKVRDIVIDTVKHQVKKGGASVELTPKEFALLLLFAQNAERVLSRDTLLDRVWGADAYVGLRTVDVHVRWLRSKLEDDPDNPERFITVRGIGYKFSP